In the Bacillota bacterium genome, CAGGAACGAACCGGGTTTCATCATGGCCAGCCTCGCAGGGTTCACGAGGTGCCTGGTCTCGGGTGTCAGCGGGACGTGCAATGATACCACGTCCGCGGCCCTGAACACCTTATCGACCTCGTCAAGCAGGGTGATCCTCGCCTGGGAAGCCGTCTCGGGCTTGACATACGGATCGAACGCGATAACCCTGAGGTCGAACGCAGTCTGGGCTTTCCTGGCCACGATGGACCCGATCCGGCCAATGCCTATGAGGCCGAGGGTCTTCCCTTCTAGGTCCACCGCCTTGTACTCGTTCCTCGACTCCCACTTGCCCTCACGGGTGGCCCGGTCCATCGGGAGCATCCGCTTGGCCAGGGCTCCGATGGCCAGGATTGTGTGCTCCGCCACCGAAACGGCGTTGGCGTTGGGGGTGTTGAGCACCAGGATGCCCATCTCCGTTGCGGCTTTCACATCTATGTTGTCTACTCCAACCCCGTGCCGGGCGACGACCCGAAGACAGTCAGCGGACTCCATAATCTCTCGGGTGAATGGAGCTGTACGGACGATGGCACCTTCCGCGCCCGCGATCTCTTTCTTTACAGTCTCGACCGACGGATCAGAGGCCACCCTTACGTCGAATGCGTCCGCAAGGACGGCCACTCCGGACTCGTGGATGGGCTGGACTATCAGTACTCTCTTCCTCACCTACAGCACCTGCCTTGGCTTATGAGATGTGACGCCCGCCCACCGGTGGGGCCCGGTCTAGCTCTCCAGA is a window encoding:
- a CDS encoding hydroxyacid dehydrogenase, which encodes MRKRVLIVQPIHESGVAVLADAFDVRVASDPSVETVKKEIAGAEGAIVRTAPFTREIMESADCLRVVARHGVGVDNIDVKAATEMGILVLNTPNANAVSVAEHTILAIGALAKRMLPMDRATREGKWESRNEYKAVDLEGKTLGLIGIGRIGSIVARKAQTAFDLRVIAFDPYVKPETASQARITLLDEVDKVFRAADVVSLHVPLTPETRHLVNPARLAMMKPGSFLVNFSRGEVVDEKALCDALRNGPIAAAALDVFEREPPDKDNPLFGFDNVLLSPHSAALTRECVIRMATGAAEGVRDVLTGQRPKWVVNPEALRTA